Proteins encoded within one genomic window of Pararhizobium capsulatum DSM 1112:
- a CDS encoding DMT family transporter — protein sequence MTDIPLDTPALRRHPLLWPLLATLLIIGWSSGFVGIRYANQEASVMLLLFWRTLLSGLILLPFALLIGPKISMRAVRDQALFGIMAVFLYLGGFALAIEQKVPTGLVALIADLLPLAIAALSQPVLGERLAPRQWLGTAIAVLGVLIVSFDSLSFGTAPVWAYGLTVGSMLVFAVASVLHRQCKTQHMPVHQSLCIQTLMGSVLFGLCALTQGSLAPPLTRDFAVGIIWLVLIATFLAYAVYYTSLRLFPVAKVSAAIYLSPPVTMLWAWMLFSEPLTVAMFVGLAVTLVGVWMTSRE from the coding sequence ATGACCGACATCCCGCTTGATACCCCCGCGTTGCGCCGCCATCCCTTGTTATGGCCATTGCTCGCCACCCTCCTGATCATCGGATGGAGTTCAGGCTTCGTCGGTATCCGCTATGCAAATCAGGAGGCCAGCGTCATGCTCCTCCTGTTCTGGCGGACGCTGCTTTCAGGCCTGATCCTTCTGCCCTTCGCGTTGCTGATCGGCCCGAAAATATCCATGCGTGCGGTCAGGGACCAGGCCCTGTTCGGCATCATGGCCGTGTTCCTGTATCTGGGAGGCTTCGCGCTGGCGATCGAGCAAAAGGTGCCTACGGGGCTGGTCGCGCTCATCGCTGATCTGTTGCCGCTGGCGATTGCTGCACTTTCACAACCCGTCCTCGGCGAACGGCTGGCTCCGCGGCAATGGCTCGGAACCGCGATTGCCGTCCTCGGGGTTTTAATCGTGTCCTTTGACAGCCTCAGTTTTGGTACGGCCCCTGTGTGGGCGTACGGCCTGACTGTCGGTTCGATGCTGGTATTTGCCGTCGCTTCGGTCCTGCACAGGCAGTGCAAGACGCAGCATATGCCCGTCCACCAGAGCCTTTGCATCCAGACGTTGATGGGCTCGGTACTCTTCGGCCTCTGCGCGTTGACGCAAGGCAGCCTCGCGCCACCCTTGACCCGCGATTTTGCGGTCGGGATAATCTGGCTCGTTTTGATCGCGACGTTCCTCGCCTACGCCGTCTACTACACCAGCCTGCGTCTGTTTCCGGTGGCCAAAGTCAGCGCGGCGATCTACCTCAGTCCTCCCGTGACAATGCTGTGGGCATGGATGCTGTTTTCAGAGCCTTTGACAGTTGCGATGTTCGTGGGGCTGGCGGTGACGCTGGTGGGCGTATGGATGACATCGCGCGAGTAA
- a CDS encoding LysR family transcriptional regulator: MNELNSRRLEIDALRALSAIRHHGGVTRAALALGLSQSAVSHKIKRLEVSLDCELLGRKSGGPMFTAAGEDLLDYANRILGLHDEALLSLSKTPLAGRLTLGLTEDTACTDLARILGRFRRLHPNVSVRTKVRMSLVLRAMLERGELDAAIVQIFSHEVRPTDVVLYREDLHWVKHPDLALPQDGPIPFLSFDDECFYRQWALEIGQDDAVFETIFECSSAAGIISAVNAAMGVALLSDRHIRGEMHVVIDRLPRPPALAYVVRRARKSRNPALDSLVGEIEKDTGRHGTLALAG; this comes from the coding sequence ATGAACGAACTCAACAGCCGGCGCCTCGAGATCGACGCATTGCGTGCGCTTTCGGCAATCCGCCATCATGGCGGCGTGACGCGGGCAGCCCTCGCTCTGGGCCTCTCACAGTCCGCGGTAAGCCACAAAATCAAAAGGCTGGAAGTCAGTCTGGACTGCGAGCTGCTTGGCCGCAAGTCGGGCGGACCGATGTTCACGGCAGCGGGAGAAGACCTGCTTGACTACGCCAACCGCATCCTCGGGCTGCACGACGAGGCTCTTCTCAGCCTTTCGAAAACTCCGCTCGCAGGCCGGCTCACCCTGGGTCTCACAGAAGACACGGCTTGTACGGACCTCGCCCGCATTCTGGGTCGGTTTCGGCGTCTGCATCCAAATGTCTCGGTTCGAACCAAGGTTCGCATGAGCCTCGTTCTGCGCGCGATGCTCGAACGCGGTGAACTGGATGCCGCGATCGTCCAGATCTTCAGCCACGAGGTACGCCCGACCGACGTCGTCCTCTATCGTGAAGACCTTCACTGGGTGAAGCATCCGGATCTGGCGCTGCCGCAGGATGGGCCTATTCCGTTCCTGTCGTTCGACGACGAGTGTTTCTACCGCCAGTGGGCGCTCGAGATCGGGCAGGACGATGCGGTTTTCGAAACCATCTTCGAGTGCTCGAGTGCCGCCGGAATCATCTCGGCAGTCAATGCGGCGATGGGCGTTGCGCTGTTGAGTGACCGCCACATCCGTGGCGAGATGCATGTCGTCATTGACCGGTTGCCCCGGCCACCGGCATTGGCATATGTCGTCCGCCGCGCACGGAAATCGAGAAATCCGGCGCTAGACAGCCTGGTCGGCGAGATTGAAAAGGACACCGGCCGTCATGGTACTTTGGCTCTCGCAGGCTGA